The following coding sequences lie in one Cannabis sativa cultivar Pink pepper isolate KNU-18-1 chromosome 5, ASM2916894v1, whole genome shotgun sequence genomic window:
- the LOC115715617 gene encoding LRR receptor-like serine/threonine-protein kinase FEI 2 has product MGLCLVKWQGLWLYSLLLYLSINTSRAISPDGEALLNFRTSVVSSNGVLLQWRPEDPDPCRWRGVRCDPKSKRVIYLSLSGHKLSGSLSSDLGKLGQLKLLALHNNNFYGTIPSELGNCTLLEKIYLQGNYLSGLIPSELGNLQELKELDISSNSLSGNIPLSLGKLDKLISLNLSNNFLVGQIPTDGVLNNFMESSFIGNRGLCGKQINLICKNDSGGSPSGSQSSDSGPNQAGKKKYSGRLLISASATVGALLLVALMCFWGCFLYKKFGRHDNKNFVMDVGRGASIVMFHGDLPYSSKDIIKKLEHLTEEDVIGIGGFGQVYKLAMDDGNVFALKRIMKINEGFDRFFERELEILGSIKHRYLVNLRGYCNSPTSKLLIYDFLSGGSLDEALHGERSEQLDWDVRLNIIVGAAKGLAYLHHDCSPRIIHRDIKSSNILLDGNLEARVSDFGLAKLLEDEESHITTIVAGTFGYLAPEYMQSGRATEKSDVYSFGVLVLEVLSGKRPTDASFIEKGLNIVGWLNFLFTENRQREIVDLQCEGVQSESLDALISVAYQCVSSNPEDRPTMHRVVQHLESEVMTPCPSDFYDSSSE; this is encoded by the exons ATGGGCCTCTGTCTGGTGAAATGGCAAGGCTTGTGGCTTTACAGTCTACTGCTCTATCTTTCAATAAACACAAGCAGAGCTATCAGTCCGGATG gtGAGGCACTTTTGAACTTTAGGACATCAGTTGTTAGTTCAAATGGCGTCCTTCTTCAGTGGAGACCGGAGGATCCTGACCCATGCCGTTGGAGAGGAGTTAGATGTGATCCAAAATCAAAGAGAGTAATTTATCT GAGTCTTTCGGGTCACAAATTGAGTGGGTCTTTGTCATCCGACCTTGGGAAGCTTGGGCAATTGAAATTATT AGCACTTCATAATAACAATTTTTATGGGACAATTCCGTCAGAATTGGGAAATTGCACCTTATTGGAGAAAAT ATACTTGCAGGGTAATTATTTAAGCGGTTTAATACCCAGTGAATTGGGAAATCTTCAGGAGTTGAAAGAATT GGACATTTCAAGCAACTCCCTTAGTGGAAATATTCCTCTTTCTCTTGGGAAGTTGGACAAACTCATTAGTCT CAATTTGTCAAACAATTTTCTTGTTGGACAAATACCAACTGATGGTGTGCTTAACAACTTCATGGAAAGCTC CTTCATTGGAAATCGTGGTCTATGTGGTAAgcaaattaatttgatttgcAAAAATGACAGTGGAGGATCTCCATCAGGCTCCCAATCCTCGGACTCAG GACCAAATCAAGCTGGAAAGAAGAAATACTCTGGTCGGCTACTAATTAGTGCATCAGCAACTGTTGGGGCGCTTCTTCTAGTGGCTCTTATGTGCTTCTGGGGTTGTTTTCTATATAAGAAATTTGGAAGGCATGACAATAAGAATTTTGTGATGGACGTTGGTCGAG GTGCATCAATTGTAATGTTCCATGGGGACTTGCCCTACTCTTCAAAAGACATCATTAAGAAATTGGAGCATTTGACAGAGGAAGATGTGATAGGTATTGGGGGATTTGGGCAAGTGTACAAGCTGGCGATGGACGATGGTAATGTTTTTGCCTTAAAACGAATCATGAAGATTAATGAGGGCTTTGATCGGTTTTTTGAGAGGGAACTTGAAATTCTTGGAAGTATAAAGCATCGATACCTTGTGAATTTGAGGGGCTATTGCAATTCTCCAACGTCAAAGTTGTTAATCTATGACTTCCTATCTGGTGGTAGCCTTGATGAAGCTCTTCATG GAGAAAGATCTGAGCAGTTAGATTGGGATGTACGGTTGAATATTATCGTGGGAGCAGCAAAAGGGCTGGCTTACTTGCATCATGATTGTTCTCCTAGGATCATACATCGAGACATTAAGTCGAGCAATATTTTGCTTGATGGCAACCTTGAAGCTCGAGTTTCTGATTTTGGACTAGCAAAACTTTTAGAAGATGAAGAATCTCACATTACAACAATTGTTGCTGGAACATTTGGTTATCTAGCTCCGG AGTATATGCAAAGTGGCAGAGCAACTGAAAAAAGTGATGTATATAGTTTTGGGGTCCTGGTGCTTGAAGTGTTGAGTGGGAAGCGACCAACGGACGCATCTTTTATTGAAAAGGGTCTTAACATTGTTGGCTGG tTAAATTTTCTGTTCACAGAGAACAGGCAGAGAGAGATTGTTGATCTACAGTGTGAAGGAGTGCAGTCGGAAAGCCTTGATGCCTTAATATCAGTTGCCTATCAATGTGTTTCTTCAAATCCAGAAGATCGTCCCACAATGCACAGGGTTGTCCAGCATCTTGAGTCTGAAGTCATGACTCCTTGCCCAAGTGATTTTTATGATTCAAGTTCCGAGTAA